The nucleotide sequence CGGTCAGGGCAAGCACCACGCTCGCGAAAACCACACGGCAGGAAATTCGAAATGACCGGAGGGGCATGTCGGGAAGTTCATGGACTCGCTCGCCCGACGAAAGCAAAAAGCGCGACCCCGGTGAAGGGGCCGCGCTATTAAAACGGATCAACGGGCTGCGTGTATCAGCGGCGTTTGGATTTTCCGCGAGGTTTCTCTTCCTCTTCTTCGTCGTCGGAGTCCTCGTCGTCATCGGATTCCTCCTCGTCGTCTTCGTCGTCGGAATCCTCGTCCTCATCGTCATCCCACTTGAGGGAAGAGTCTCCCTTGAGGGATTTCTCGTCCTCTTCGTCGATGTCGGGGAGATCGGCGTCGTCGATGTCCTCTTCGTCGGAGGAGCCGTCACCGTCATCATCGTCGGATTCGTAGCCGGCGGGCACGTAGTCGAGGATGGCCGTGAGTTCGTCGAAGGTGTGGATGGCTTTGCCTTCGATGAAGCTGGCGTTTTGGTCCTCGCGGATCTCGTCCTCGACTTCGTCGACGGTGAGCTTCGATTCAAATTCGAAGGCGTCGTTGAGCATCTTGACCCGGCAACGGGTGAGGTGGTCGAGCAGATCGGCGTAGGGACCATTCTCGTCGTCGACGATATCAGGCAGGGCGAAGAGTTTGTCTTCGGAATCGAAGAGGGACTCCTTGACCCGCTTGAGGCGCACCTTGCCGTCGCCGACATCTTTCTCGATGCGGAAGGGGATGAAAGCGACGTCGAGGGTGTCCTGGTCAAAGCCGTAGTCGCGCAGCGGCTCCACGAGTTCGATCAAATAGTCGACCTGACGGGGATCAACGATGCTGAGACCGTCGACGTCCCAACGGACGGGGTCACTGACTTCATTGACCCACCAATTGTGGTCTTCACCGAGTCGAACGATACACCAGTCGAGGGTTGAGGAGGATTTTGCCATGTTACGCGTGTGCTAAGTAGGTCGGAGGAAAAAGGGGGTGATTCATCCGAGTCAAACCACGAAAACCACTTTCCGGTGACTTTTCTGATGCTCGTTTCGGTCTCGAATTTCGCTGGGTTGCAACAACAACCGCAACGTAAGGCAAAAACCGTGCCGTCGAACGGACGAATTTAGGGGCCAAAACGGGCGGTCCTTGCGTTTTGAAATGTGAGTTTCAGTGTCCGGCGGCGATGGATTTTCTCTACGAGAAGTGGGTGCGGCCGTTGTTGTTCCAGCTCGAGTCCGAGCGGGCGCATGAGCTGGGCGTGACGGCGATGGCGGCACTGGGCTGGATGAAACCGGTGTGTCGCCTCATGGAAAGCTGGCATCGTCTGCCGGAGTCGCGCTTCCGTCCGGTGGAAGCGTTTGGCCTCAAATTTCCCAACACCGTGGGTCTGGCGGCGGGTTTTGATAAAAATGCCCGTGCGTGGCCGGCGGCGGCGGCGATGGGTTTCGGTCATGTCGAGATCGGCACGGTCACGGCGCTGGCCCAGCCCGGCAATCCGGCACCGCGCATGTTTCGGTATCCGGCGCAGGAGGCCGTCATCAATCGCATGGGATTCAACAACGAGGGGGCGGATCGCGTGTCGCATCGCCTGGCGCGGCAACCGGCCGTGGGCCAGCGCCGGATTCCGCTCGGCGTCAATCTGGGCAAATCCAAGGCGGCTCCGCTCGACAAGGCGGTGGACGACTACCTGCGCAGTTTCGGCAAGTTGGCGGAATTCGCCGATTATTTGGTGCTCAACGTTTCCAGTCCCAACACGCCCGACCTGCGCAAGCTCCAGGACGAAAGTCGTCTGCGCGAACTGCTGAGCGAAGTCAGTGCGGCCAACACGGCGCGCGGCGCCGAACGCCGGCCGCTGTTGCTCAAGATCGCTCCCGATCTCTCCTACGGCCAGATCGACCGGGTGCTCGCGGTCATCGAGGAGTTCGGCTTCGACGGTATCATTGCGACGAATACGACGCTGGCGCGGCCAGGGCCCTTCGCGCACGTGGAGGAAACCGGTGGTCTGAGTGGCGCGCCGGTGCGCGATCGTTCGACCCGGATCATCAACTACATCGCCCGCACCACTCACGGCCGTCTGCCGATCATCGGGGTGGGCGGCATCACCGATGCCGCCGGCGCCGCCGAGAAACTCGATGCGGGGGCGACGTTGGTGCAGGTTTACACCGGCATGATTTATCGCGGGCCGTTTTTCGCGGCGGCGCTCGCGCGCGGTCTGGCCGACCGGCAACGTCGTTATTGAGGGGCCGCCGATGGCGTCGGAGCCGGGCGTGCGGCGATCAGATTGACCAATCGAGACCCTCGACCTCCGGCTCGTTTTTCTTTTTGCGATCGGCTTGGTTGCGCACCACCGAAGTGCGGTCGCCCTCGTAGTAAACGATGCTGTCGGCCGGGACCGATTTCATCAGCCAGACATTGGAGCCGATGATCGAGTTGCGCCCGATCACGGTTTTACCGCCGAGGATGGTGGCGCTCGGATAAACCGTGACGTGGTCCTCGATGTCGGGGTGACGTTTCACGCCCTTCACCGGATTACCATTCTCGTCGAGTTCGAACGACTTCGCCCCCAGCGTGACGTTTTGGTAGATCTTCACGTGGTTGCCGATGCGGGCGGTTTCGCCGATGACGACGCCGGTGCAGTGATCGATAAAGAAGTGGGACCCGATCTGGGCTCCGGGATGGATGTCGGTGCCGGTGCGCTCGTGCGCGTATTCCGTGAGCATGCGGGGCAGGAGCGGCACCTTGAGCAAATACAGCTCGTGGGCGACCCGCTGGAGCGAAATGACCAGCACGCAGGGGTAGGCGACGATAATTTCCTCCACGCTCCGGGCCGCCGGATCGCCCTCGTAGGCGGCCTGCACATCCGTCTGACAGACATCGCGCAAGGACGGCAATTTCTGGAGCAACGCGCAGGCGATCTCCTCGGCGTGGGGCACGGGATCGGGGTCATTGGCGAACTTGAGCGCCTTGGCCACCTCAGCTTCCAAGCGCTGGCAAACGGCCTTGAGGCGAGCGGCGGTGATGGCGGGCACGTCGCTCTTGGCCAACGCCTTGTGTTCGAAAAACCCCGGAAAAATCAGATGCATGATTTCCGCCGCGAGCCAGTTCACCGATTGGTCGGAAGGCAGATTGCTGCCGTCGATGTGATTGATGCCGCCTTGATTTTCGTAAGAGGCGAGCAGATCGCGCTGGATATCGTCGAGCGTCATGAGAAGGGCGGCAAAAATAAGGGCGGGCGGAATTGAACCGGAGAATGAATCTAGAAAGTAGATTTCAGGGCTTTACAAGGTGCGGGCCATCTTTCTTAGTCCGCCTTCCTCTCTACAAATGCTCAGGTGGTGGAATTGGTAGACACGCACGCTTGAGGGGCGTGTGCCGAAAGGTGTAAGGGTTCGAGTCCCTTCCTGAGCACCATTTTCAAAACGGGGAAAATGCTTCGAACGGCAATCGATGAGCATTGAGCGAAGACCGAACCGGGGACTTGAACCCGCCAAAGGGTTCGACGCAGAGAGCCCGCCACGCGGGCGAACGGAGATGGGGCGACGCGCAGCGTCGATCGCGCAGCGAGCCGGCGAAAGCCGGACCAATCCCTTCCTGAGCACCCTTTCCGAAAACGGAAACTATGGTCCCAGTGGGGACGTTCACCCCCGGATGACGTCGAAGGAACGGCCTTGCAGGGGGAAGATGGGTTCGCCGAGACGGCTGGAGCTGATCTGCTCGAAATGCAGGCCGATGTAGAAGTCGTTCACGAGGAACTGCAGGAATTCGCGCTTCGCGACCACGAGGCACTTCGCGGGAGTGCGCACCACGATCGTGGCCGTGGCGGTGCTGTTTTGGAGCACGCTGATCTCGCCGAAAAAGTCACC is from Synoicihabitans lomoniglobus and encodes:
- a CDS encoding quinone-dependent dihydroorotate dehydrogenase: MDFLYEKWVRPLLFQLESERAHELGVTAMAALGWMKPVCRLMESWHRLPESRFRPVEAFGLKFPNTVGLAAGFDKNARAWPAAAAMGFGHVEIGTVTALAQPGNPAPRMFRYPAQEAVINRMGFNNEGADRVSHRLARQPAVGQRRIPLGVNLGKSKAAPLDKAVDDYLRSFGKLAEFADYLVLNVSSPNTPDLRKLQDESRLRELLSEVSAANTARGAERRPLLLKIAPDLSYGQIDRVLAVIEEFGFDGIIATNTTLARPGPFAHVEETGGLSGAPVRDRSTRIINYIARTTHGRLPIIGVGGITDAAGAAEKLDAGATLVQVYTGMIYRGPFFAAALARGLADRQRRY
- a CDS encoding serine O-acetyltransferase, with translation MTLDDIQRDLLASYENQGGINHIDGSNLPSDQSVNWLAAEIMHLIFPGFFEHKALAKSDVPAITAARLKAVCQRLEAEVAKALKFANDPDPVPHAEEIACALLQKLPSLRDVCQTDVQAAYEGDPAARSVEEIIVAYPCVLVISLQRVAHELYLLKVPLLPRMLTEYAHERTGTDIHPGAQIGSHFFIDHCTGVVIGETARIGNHVKIYQNVTLGAKSFELDENGNPVKGVKRHPDIEDHVTVYPSATILGGKTVIGRNSIIGSNVWLMKSVPADSIVYYEGDRTSVVRNQADRKKKNEPEVEGLDWSI